Proteins encoded in a region of the Leopardus geoffroyi isolate Oge1 chromosome E2, O.geoffroyi_Oge1_pat1.0, whole genome shotgun sequence genome:
- the ANKRD11 gene encoding ankyrin repeat domain-containing protein 11 isoform X11 → MPKGGCSRTPQHEDFSLSNDMVEKQTGKKDKDKVSLTKTPKLDRSDGGKEVRERATKRKLPFTVGANGEQKDSDTEKQGPERKRIKKEPVPRKAGLLFGMGLSGIRAGYPLSERQQVALLMQMTAEESANSPDTTPKHPSQSTVCQKGTPNSASKTKDKVNKRNERGETRLHRAAIRGDARRIKELIGEGADVNVKDFAGWTALHEACNRGYYDVAKQLLAAGAEVNTKGLDDDTPLHDAANNGHYKVVKLLLRYGGNPQQSNRKGETPLKVANSPTMVNLLLGKGTYTSSEESSTAESSEEEDAPSFAPSSSVDGNNTDSEFEKGLKHKAKNPEPQKTVTPVKDEYEFDEDDEQDRVPPVDDKHLLKKDYRKETKSNSFISIPKMEVKSYTKNNTIAPKKAAHRILSDTSDEEDVGVTVGTGEKLRLSAHTILPGNKTREPSNSKQQKEKNKVKKKRKKETKGKEVRFGKRNDKFCSSESESESSESGEDDGDSVGSSGCLKESPLVLKDPSLFSSLSASSTSSHGSSAAQKHNPGHADQHARHWRTDNWKSISSPAWSEVSSLSDSTRTRLTSESDCSSEGSSVESLKPVRKKQEHRKRGGLQSALSEKKNSFHASVDGAIPKLDKEGKVVKKHKTKHKHKNKEKGLCSVGQELKLKSFTYEYEDSKQRPEKAILLDGDVPSEGKLKALKHDRDHFRKEERLGKVKSEDREWLFKEEVVKVSKDEKALKRIKDVSRSFREEKDRGSKAEKEKLVKEKSPKEERLRLYKEERKKKSKDRPAKLEKKNDCKEDRIPKEKEKAFKEEKDKLKKEKVYREDSSAFDEYCNKSQFLENEDTKFSLSDDQQDRWFSDLSDSSFDFKGDDSWDSPVTDYRDVKSDPVARLILETVKEDSKEKKRESKGREKRDYGDRRGDRDAFFRKKDRDCLDKSSERRKEQADKHKGIPGCLPDKDKKRRESAEAGRDRKDALEAAKERKDGRPKPEEAHREEPKELAGEAGFKDRPDCEFGKGPEPWERLHAARDKEKKERGKLEKYKDKSGDRDKSEKSVLEKCQKDKEFDKCFKEKKDPKEKHKDKERKASLDQVKEKREKNFPGLLSEDFPEKKDEKKGKEKSWYIADIFTDESEDEKDEFAASGLRLGDAGDAPRADGPQDTDRHRKHSADRQHSEKQKDRELREKKKEKGAAEGAKDKKEKVLEKHKDKKDKEGADKYKDRKDRTSADPTQEKKNKQKPPEKLERKPSAEDKARSRHRERPDREHCRDRKVSRSTEAEKSLLERLEEEALHAYREDSNDKASEVSSDSFTDRGQEPGLSALLEVSFTEPPEEKVKERERHRHSSSSSKKSHDRERVRKDKCEKRDKSDDYKDTGSRKDPGQYDKDFSDADAYGIPYGAKADVEDELDKTIELFAAEKKDKNDSEREPSKKADKELKPYGCGAAGALKDKRRRERHRERWRDEREKHRDRHSDGPPRHHKDEQKPAARDKDNPPNTLRDKSRDESLKLSETKPKEKFKENPEKEKGDSVKVGNGNDKPPAARDQGKRDARPREKLLGDGDLMMTSFERMLSQKDLEVEERHKRHKERMKQMEKMRHRSGDPKLKDRAKPAEDVRKKGLDVPARRPLVPDPAPKDKRPKEPALAPPAADGKPPLGPAGDARDWLAGPHAKEALPASPRPDQGRPTGVPTPASVVSCPSYEEAMHTPRTPSCSADDYSDLIFDCADPQPVSSTSARACSPSFFDRFSVAASGISETASQTPTRPLCTSLYRSVSVDIRRTPEEEFSAGDKLFRQQSVPTASSYGSPGQRLEDKAPVPPGPAEKFACLSPGYYSPDYGIPSPKADALHCPPAAVVNVTPSPEGAFSGLQAKSPPSHRDELLAPSMEGALPPDLGIPLDATEDQQATAAIIPPEPSYLEPLDEGPFSTVITEDPVEWAHPAASEQALSCSLIGGAPENPVSWPVGPDLLLKSPQRLPESPQHFCPTEALHPAAPGPFGAPEPPYPGSPDSYPLSATEPGLEGAKGDVVDTVPAAVPAPEEPAPFAPPSRLEPFFTNCKPLPDAPPDTAPEPACLATVTQVEALAPMENNFLENGHDLSALGQVEAVPWPDGFPNSEDDLDLGPFSLPELPLQAKDVSDVETEPVEETPLGPPENTPAGPPVVPNGGDVAAAAAEEQPALPPDQAAPRLPAEPEPEPPEEPKPDVMLETTVEAGVTSEGRVPPEDSDSGLGPAPPAPERHPAGSGDEEAEGRDPPAASHHGTPDAAAVAAAAAADGSAQAHVEDGAGPLDGAGPEGPVGGIQPEASEPEPKPAVEAPKAPKVEEIPQRMTRNRAQMLANQSKQSSPPADKEPAPAPPPRAKGRCCEEDDPQAQHPRKRRFQRSSQQLQQQMNTSTQQTREVIQQTLAAIVDAIKLDDIEPYHSDRSNPYFEYLQIRKKIEEKRKILCYITPQAPQCYAEYVTYTGSYLLDGKPLSKLHIPVIAPPPSLAEPLKELFKQQEAVRGKLRLQHSIEREKLIVSCEQEILRVHCRAARTIANQAVPFSACTMLLDSEVYNMPLESQGDENKSVRDRFNARQFISWLQDVDDKYDRMKTCLLMRQQHEAAALNAVQRMEWQLKAQELDPAGHKALCVHEVPSFYVPMVDVNDDFVLLPA, encoded by the exons GATAAAGATAAAGTTTCTCTGACCAAGACCCCAAAGCTGGACCGCAGcgatggagggaaggaggtgagggagcgAGCAACCAAGCGGAAGCTGCCCTTCACTGTGGGGGCCAATGGAGAGCAGAAGGACTCGGACACAG AGAAGCAGGGTCCTGAGCGCAAGAGGATTAAGAAGGAGCCCGTCCCCCGGAAGGCCGGGCTGCTGTTTGGCATGGGGCTGTCTGGGATCCGAGCCGGCTACCCCCTCTCCGAGCGCCAGCAGGTGGCTCTCCTCATGCAGATGACTGCCGAGGAGTCCGCCAACAGCCCAG ACACGACACCAAAGCACCCCTCCCAGTCGACAGTGTGTCAGAAGGGGACGCCGAACTCCGCCTCGAAAACCAAAGACAAGGTGAACAAGCGGAACGAGCGCGGAGAGACCCGCCTGCACCGCGCAGCCATCCGCGGGGACGCCCGGCGCATCAAGGAGCTCATCGGCGAGGGCGCGGACGTCAACGTCAAGGACTTTGCAG GCTGGACAGCGCTGCACGAGGCGTGTAACCGGGGCTACTACGACGTCGCCAAGCAGCTGTTGGCCGCGGGGGCAGAGGTGAACACCAAGGGCCTAGACGACGACACCCCCCTGCACGACGCTGCGAACAACGGGCACTACAAG GTGGTGAAGCTGTTGTTGCGGTATGGCGGGAACCCTCAGCAAAGCAACAGGAAAGGCGAGACGCCGCTGAAGGTGGCCAACTCCCCGACCATGGTGAATCTCCTGTTGGGCAAGGGGACCTACACGTCCAGCGAGGAGAGCTCGACCG CAGAGAGCTCAGAGGAGGAAGACGCCCCATCGTTCGCACCTTCTAGTTCGGTTGACGGCAATAACACAGACTCTGAATTTGAAAAAGGCCTGAAGCACAAGGCTAAGAATCCAGAGCCCCAGAAAACTGTGACCCCCGTCAAGGATGAGTACGAGTTTGACGAGGACGACGAGCAGGACAGAGTCCCTCCAGTGGACGACAAACACTTACTGAAAAAGGattacagaaaagaaactaaatcaaatagttttatttctatacccaaaatggaagtgaaaagttACACTAAAAATAACACGATTGCACCAAAGAAAGCGGCTCATCGCATCCTTTCAGACACGTCAGACGAGGAGGACGTTGGCGTCACTGTGGGGACAGGAGAGAAGCTGAGGCTCTCGGCACACACGATACTGCCCGGTAACAAAACGCGGGAACCTTCCAATTccaagcagcagaaagagaaaaataaagtgaaaaagaagcGAAAGAAGGAGACAAAAGGCAAGGAAGTGCGGTTTGGGAAAAGGAATGACAAGTTCTGCTCCTCCGAGTCGGAGAGCGAGTCCTCGGAGAGCGGGGAGGACGACGGGGACTCGGTGGGGAGCTCTGGCTGCCTCAAGGAGTCCCCACTGGTGCTGAAGGACCCGTCCCTGTTCAGCTCTCTGTCCGCCTCCTCCACCTCGTCTCACGGGAGCTCTGCCGCCCAGAAGCATAACCCCGGCCACGCGGACCAGCACGCCAGGCACTGGCGGACAGACAATTGGAAAAGCATCTCTTCTCCCGCCTGGTCAGAGGTCAGCTCTTTATCAGACTCCACAAGGACGAGACTGACGAGCGAGTCTGACTGCTCCTCCGAGGGCTCCAGCGTGGAGTCGCTGAAGCCCGTGAGGAAGAAGCAGGAGCACAGGAAGCGGGGCGGCCTGCAGAGCGCGCTGTCGGAGAAGAAGAACTCTTTCCACGCCAGCGTGGACGGTGCCATTCCCAAGCTGGACAAGGAGGGCAAGGTCgtcaagaaacacaaaacaaaacacaaacacaaaaacaaggaGAAAGGGCTGTGCTCCGTCGGTCAGGAGCTCAAGTTGAAAAGTTTCACTTACGAGTATGAGGACTCCAAGCAGCGGCCGGAGAAGGCCATACTTCTGGACGGCGACGTTCCCAGTGAGGGCAAGCTGAAGGCCTTGAAGCACGACCGGGACCACTTCAGGAAGGAAGAGCGGCTCGGCAAGGTGAAGTCGGAAGACAGGGAATGGCTCTTCAAAGAGGAGGTGGTCAAGGTTTCCAAAGACGAGAAGGCCCTGAAGAGAATCAAAGACGTGAGCAGGTCTTTCCGAGAAGAGAAAGACCGTGGGagtaaagcagaaaaagagaaactggTGAAGGAAAAGTCTCCCAAAGAGGAACGACTGAGGCTCtacaaagaggagagaaagaaaaagtccaAAGACAGGCCCGCCAAGCTAGAGAAGAAGAATGATTGTAAGGAGGACAGGATTccaaaggagaaggagaaggctttcaaagaagaaaaagacaaactgaaaaaagaaaaagtctacaGGGAGGACTCTTCCGCTTTCGATGAGTATTGTAACAAGAGTCAGTTTCTGGAGAACGAAGACACCAAATTCAGCCTTTCCGACGACCAGCAGGATCGGTGGTTCTCGGACTTGTCCGATTCGTCCTTTGATTTCAAAGGGGACGACAGTTGGGATTCTCCAGTGACAGACTACAGGGATGTTAAAAGTGACCCCGTGGCCAGACTGATCCTGGAGACCGTGAAGGAGGACAGCAAGGAAAAGAAGCGGGAGAGCAAGGGCCGTGAGAAGCGGGACTACGGGGACAGGCGCGGCGACAGGGACGCCTTCTTCCGGAAGAAGGACAGAGACTGTCTGGACAAGAGCTCcgagaggaggaaggagcaggcaGACAAGCATAAGGGCATCCCCGGCTGCCTTCCCGACAAGGACAAAAAGCGGAGGGAGTCCGCCGAGGCCGGGCGGGACAGGAAGGACGCCCTCGAGGCCGCCAAGGAGCGGAAGGATGGCAGGCCCAAGCCCGAGGAGGCCCACCGGGAGGAGCCGAAGGAGCTGGCTGGCGAGGCCGGCTTCAAGGACAGGCCCGACTGTGAGTTTGGGAAGGGCCCCGAGCCCTGGGAGAGGCTCCATGCAGCAAGAgacaaggagaagaaggaaagggggaaattagagaaatacaaagataagTCCGGTGACAGAGATAAAAGCGAAAAGTCTGTCCTTGAGAAATGTCAGAAGGACAAGGAGTTTGATAAATGCTTTAAAGAGAAGAAGGATCCCAAGGAGAAGCATAAGGACAAGGAGAGAAAGGCGTCTCTTGACCAggtgaaagaaaagagggagaagaattTCCCTGGACTTCTCTCCGAGGACTTCCCTGAAAAAAAAGACGAGAAGAAGGGTAAAGAGAAGAGCTGGTACATCGCCGACATATTCACGGACGAAAGCGAGGACGAGAAGGACGAGTTCGCGGCCAGCGGGCTCCGACTCGGGGACGCCGGGGACGCGCCGCGGGCGGACGGCCCCCAGGACACCGACCGGCACCGGAAGCACTCTGCCGACCGGCAGCACTCGGAGAAGCAGAAAGATCGAGAGCTCcgggaaaagaagaaggagaagggagccGCGGAAGGGgcgaaagacaagaaagaaaaggtccTGGAGAAGCACAAGGACAAGAAGGACAAAGAGGGTGCGGACAAGTACAAGGACAGGAAGGACCGCACCTCGGCCGACCCCAcccaggaaaagaagaacaagcaGAAGCCTCCCGAGAAGCTGGAGCGGAAGCCCTCGGCAGAGGACAAGGCCAGGAGCAGGCACCGCGAGAGGCCGGACCGGGAGCACTGCCGGGACAGGAAGGTGTCGAGGAGCACCGAGGCGGAGAAGAGCCTGctggagaggctggaggaggaggcccTGCACGCGTACCGGGAGGACTCCAACGACAAGGCCAGCGAGGTGTCCTCGGACAGCTTCACCGACCGCGGGCAGGAGCCCGGCCTGAGCGCCCTCCTAGAGGTGTCCTTCACGGAGCCCCCGGAGGAGAaggtcaaggagagagagaggcacagacacTCTTCGTCCTCGTCCAAGAAAAGCCACGATCGGGAGAGAGTCCGGAAAGACAAGTGTGAGAAGAGAGACAAGAGCGACGATTACAAGGACACGGGCAGCAGGAAGGACCCCGGCCAGTACGACAAGGACTTCTCGGACGCCGACGCTTATGGGATCCCTTACGGCGCCAAAGCGGACGTCGAGGACGAGCTAGATAAAACCATTGAGTTGTTCGCCgctgaaaagaaagataaaaacgATTCTGAGAGAGAGCCTTCCAAGAAAGCGGACAAGGAGCTGAAGCCTTATGGCTGTGGTGCCGCCGGTGCCCTCAAGGACAAGAGGCGGCGGGAGAGGCACCGCGAGAGGTGGCGGGACGAGCGGGAGAAGCACAGGGACAGGCACAGCGACGGGCCCCCGCGGCACCACAAGGACGAGCAGAAGCCCGCAGCCAGAGACAAGGACAACCCTCCAAACACACTCAGAGACAAGTCCCGGGACGAGAGCCTGAAGCTCAGCGAGACCAAACCGAAGGAGAAGTTCAAGGAAAACCCGGAGAAGGAGAAGGGTGACTCGGTGAAGGTCGGCAACGGCAACGATAAGCCGCCGGCAGCCAGAGACCAGGGCAAGAGAGATGCCCGGCCCAGAGAGAAGCTTCTGGGCGACGGCGACCTGATGATGACCAGCTTCGAGCGCATGCTGTCCCAGAAGGACCTGGAGGTCGAGGAGCGGCACAAGCGGCACAAGGAGAGGATGAAGCAGATGGAGAAGATGAGGCACCGGTCCGGAGACCCGAAGCTCAAGGACAGGGCGAAGCCCGCCGAGGACGTGCGCAAGAAGGGCCTGGACGTGCCCGCACGGAGGCCGCTGGTGCCGGACCCCGCCCCGAAGGACAAGAGGCCCAAGGAGCCCGCTCTGGCCCCGCCGGCCGCCGACGGCAAGCCCCCCCTGGGGCCGGCCGGGGACGCCAGGGACTGGCTGGCCGGGCCGCACGCGAAAGAGGCGCTGCCCGCCTCCCCGAGGCCGGACCAGGGCCGGCCCACCGGGGTCCCCACGCCCGCGTCTGTGGTGTCGTGCCCCAGCTACGAGGAGGCCATGCACACGCCCAGGACCCCGTCCTGCAGCGCGGACGACTACTCCGACCTCATTTTCGACTGCGCTGACCCCCAGCCCGTCTCCAGCACGTCCGCCAGAGCCTGCTCCCCCTCTTTTTTCGACAGGTTCTCCGTGGCAGCGAGCGGGATTTCGGAAACCGCGAGCCAGACGCCTACGAGGCCGCTGTGCACGAGCCTGTACCGTTCGGTGTCTGTCGATATCCGGAGGACCCCCGAGGAAGAATTCAGCGCTGGGGACAAGCTGTTCAGACAGCAGAGCGTCCCCACCGCGTCCAGTTACGGCTCGCCAGGGCAGCGCCTGGAGGACAAGGCCCCTGTGCCCCCAGGTCCTGCCGAGAAGTTCGCCTGCTTGTCCCCGGGGTACTACTCCCCGGACTATggcatcccctcccccaaagcGGACGCTCTGCACTGCCCGCCTGCGGCTGTGGTCAATGTCACCCCCTCCCCAGAGGGTGCTTTCTCTGGTTTACAAGCGAAGTCCCCCCCTTCGCACAGAGATGAGCTTTTGGCCCCGTCCATGGAGGGGGCCCTTCCGCCTGACTTGGGCATCCCCCTGGATGCCACGGAGGACCAGCAGGCCACTGCCGCCATCATCCCCCCGGAGCCCAGCTACCTGGAGCCGCTGGACGAGGGCCCCTTCAGCACGGTCATCACAGAGGACCCCGTCGAGTGGGCGCACCCAGCTGCCTCGGAGCAGGCCCTGTCCTGCAGCCTGATTGGGGGCGCCCCCGAGAACCCCGTCAGCTGGCCTGTGGGGCCGGACCTCCTGCTTAAGTCCCCACAGCGCCTCCCAGAGTCCCCGCAGCATTTCTGCCCCACTGAGGCCCTCCACCCTGCTGCCCCAGGGCCCTTCGGCGCCCCAGAGCCCCcttacccaggctcccctgactCATACCCTCTGTCGGCCACCGAGCCTGGACTCGAGGGCGCCAAAGGCGACGTGGTGGACACAGTCCCGGCCGCTGTGCCCGCCCCAGAAGAACCAgccccctttgcccctccttcCAGGCTGGAGCCCTTTTTCACCAACTGCAAACCGCTCCCTGACGCGCCCCCCGACACGGCCCCGGAGCCTGCGTGTTTGGCCACCGTGACTCAGGTGGAGGCTCTGGCGCCCATGGAGAATAACTTCCTGGAAAATGGGCACGACCTCTCGGCCCTCGGCCAGGTGGAAGCGGTGCCCTGGCCTGATGGCTTCCCCAACTCCGAGGACGACTTAGACCTGGGGCCCTTCTCTCTGCCGGAGCTTCCTCTTCAAGCTAAAGACGTTTCTGATGTCGAAACGGAACCAGTAGAAGAGACTCCCCTTGGCCCTCCGGAAAACACCCCCGCGGGGCCCCCCGTAGTCCCGAATGGCGGGGATGTCGCTGCAGCGGCTGCCGAGGAGCAGCCCGCACTGCCTCCCGACCAGGCGGCTCCCCGGCTCCCCGCCGAGCCCGAGCCGGAGCCCCCCGAGGAGCCCAAGCCGGATGTGATGTTGGAGACCACGGTAGAGGCAGGGGTCACGTCAGAGGGGAGGGTCCCCCCCGAGGACTCGGACTCCGGCCTGGGGCCCGCCCCGCCAGCCCCGGAGCGGCATCCGGCAGGGAGCGGAGACGAGGAGGCCGAGGGCCGGGACCCCCCGGCCGCGTCCCACCACGGCACCCCCGACGCCGCCGCCgttgctgccgccgccgccgcagatGGCTCGGCACAGGCACACGTGGAGGATGGGGCCGGCCCGCTCGACGGGGCCGGCCCCGAGGGACCTGTGGGCGGCATCCAGCCCGAAGCTTCGGAACCAGAACCCAAACCCGCGGTCGAAGCCCCGAAGGCGCCCAAGGTGGAGGAGATCCCCCAGCGCATGACGAGGAACCGGGCTCAGATGCTGGCCAACCAGAGCAAGCAGAGCTCGCCGCCGGCCGACAAGGAgcccgcgcccgccccgcccccccgcgcCAAGGGCCGCTGCTGCGAGGAGGACGACCCCCAGGCCCAGCACCCTCGCAAGCGCCGCTTCCAGCGCTCCAgccagcagctgcagcagcagaTGAACACGTCCACGCAGCAGACGCGGGAGGTGATCCAGCAGACGCTGGCCGCCATCGTGGACGCCATCAAGCTGGATGACATCGAGCCATACCACAGCGACAGGTCCAACCCCTACTTCGAGTACTTGCAGATCAGGAAGAAGATCGAGGAGAAGCGCAAGATTCTCTGCTACATCACGCCGCAGGCGCCCCAGTGCTACGCCGAGTACGTCACCTACACGGGCTCCTACCTCCTGGACGGCAAGCCGCTCAGCAAGCTGCACATCCCCGTG AtcgcgccccctccctccctggcggAGCCCCTGAAGGAGCTGTTCAAGCAGCAGGAGGCCGTGAGGGGGAAGCTGCGGCTGCAGCACAGCATCGAGCGG GAAAAGCTCATAGTCTCCTGCGAGCAGGAGATCCTGCGGGTTCACTGCCGGGCAGCAAGAACCATCGCGAACCAGGCGGTGCCGTTCAGCGCCTGCACCATGCTGCTGGACTCCGAGGTCTACAACATGCCTCTGGAGAGTCAG GGCGACGAGAACAAGTCCGTGCGCGACCGGTTCAATGCGCGCCAGTTCATCTCGTGGCTCCAGGACGTGGACGACAAGTACGACCGCATGAAG ACGTGTCTCCTGATGCGGCAGCAGCACGAGGCCGCGGCCCTGAACGCCGTGCAGCGGATGGAGTGGCAGCTGAAGGCCCAGGAGCTGGACCCCGCCGGGCACAAGGCGCTGTGTGTGCACGAGGTGCCCTCCTTCTACGTGCCCATGGTCGACGTCAACGACGACTTCGTGCTTCTGCCGGCCTGA